A stretch of DNA from Paenibacillus sp. FSL W8-0186:
TTCGTCAAATTCAAACTGAGCTTACACCTGGTATCCCGGTGACGATTATATTCGTTCGTCACCGTTCCAAGAAGAACGAATGGCTTGCTATTCTCTCAACCGATCTGACTCTAACCGCCCAGGATATCCTCCGAAATTATCATATGCGCTGGGATATTGAGGTCTTATTCAAGTGCACCAAATCGTTGTTACGCCTCCAGAAAGAGTTTCAGGGCCGGTCGTACGATTTGCTCGTGAGCCATACGACAATTGTTTTTTCACGTTACATCCTGCTTGCTTGGCAGCACCGGCAGAGTACGGATCAGCGATCTTTTGGCGGACTGTTTTATTTGCTTTGCGTTGAAGTTGGTACAATCGATTGGGCAGTTGCTCGTCAGCAATTGGTCGATATGATCAATGAAATTGTTTCGAGAGCTGGTGACAACAATTATTCAACGTCAATTACAGCAATGGATCGCTGGTTTGCCCAATTACATCAAGGCATATCTGCCTATTTCATGTTGCGAAAGTTGAGTTAATATTTTCCGAAACCCTTTTCGCAAGTAATGTCCAACTTGAGAATGTCATACAGGTTTTGCTTGGATTCATCTAATTTTTTTTGAGCAGCTTCAATTTCCGCAATTTTCATTTGTATCAGGCTTACATGCTCTTCCTTCGACATTCCGTTTTTCGAGATCATTGATTTAATATCCTGAAGTGAAAAGCCAACTGCCAAACAATGCTTTACAACATTCAGATGATGAATGATGTCTGTCGCATAAATCCGATAGTTATTTTGATCCCTCAATACATATTCATCCGTGATAATGCCTATTTGCTCATAATAACGGATCGTTGAAATCGGGAGATCCATACTTTTCGCTACTTCACTTATCCTCATGACCATCCCCCAGTCTTAGCGCTTGCTATAAAGTGTACTTTATAGTTTACCATCTTAGTGGTACTGGTGAACAACATCATTTCCAAACTCAACCGAAAAAGGAGAGAAACATGTATGAGCATCCTTACAGGC
This window harbors:
- a CDS encoding MerR family transcriptional regulator, with the protein product MRISEVAKSMDLPISTIRYYEQIGIITDEYVLRDQNNYRIYATDIIHHLNVVKHCLAVGFSLQDIKSMISKNGMSKEEHVSLIQMKIAEIEAAQKKLDESKQNLYDILKLDITCEKGFGKY